The following coding sequences are from one Brienomyrus brachyistius isolate T26 chromosome 2, BBRACH_0.4, whole genome shotgun sequence window:
- the tmed7 gene encoding transmembrane emp24 domain-containing protein 7 isoform X1 — protein sequence MASGRYSEAALKMSFARSRLVRVLVQVLWVQLLAGWAYGSELTFELPDNAKQCFHEDIIIGTKCTLEFQVVTGGHYDVDCRLEDPDGTVLYKEMKKQYDSFTFTAGKNGTYKFCFSNEFSTFTHKTVYFDFQVGDDPPLFPNENRVTALTQMESACVSIHEALKSVIDYQTHFRLREAQGRSRAEDLNTRVAFWSVGEAIILLVVSISQVVLLRSFFSDKKTTTTRVGS from the exons ATGGCGTCGGGCCG ATACTCTGAAGCAGCACTGAAGATGTCGTTCGCCCGTTCTCGCCTGGTTAGAGTGCTGGTGCAGGTATTGTGGGTGCAGCTGCTCGCTGGGTGGGCGTACGGCTCGGAGCTCACCTTCGAGCTGCCCGACAACGCCAAGCAGTGCTTCCATGAAGACATCATAATCGGCACCAAGTGTACCCTGGAGTTCCAG GTGGTGACTGGTGGACACTATGATGTCGACTGCCGCCTCGAGGATCCAGACGGAACAGTCCTGTACAAGGAAATGAAGAAGCAATATGACAGTTTCACCTTCACAGCAGGGAAGAACGGAACATACAAGTTCTGCTTTAGCAATGAGTTCTCCACCTTCACCCACAAGACGGTCTACTTCGACTTCCAGGTTGGAGATGATCCCCCCCTCTTTCCCAATGAGAACCGAGTCACAGCTTTAACTCAG ATGGAGTCCGCCTGTGTCTCCATCCACGAGGCCCTGAAGTCTGTCATCGACTACCAGACTCACTTCCGCCTGCGGGAGGCGCAGGGTCGTAGCCGCGCCGAGGACCTCAACACCAGGGTGGCGTTCTGGTCCGTCGGGGAGGCCATCATCCTTTTGGTAGTCAGCATCAGCCAGGTGGTCCTGCTCCGGAGCTTCTTTTCGGACAAGAAGACTACCACAACCCGGGTGGgctcataa
- the tmed7 gene encoding transmembrane emp24 domain-containing protein 7 isoform X2, with product MSFARSRLVRVLVQVLWVQLLAGWAYGSELTFELPDNAKQCFHEDIIIGTKCTLEFQVVTGGHYDVDCRLEDPDGTVLYKEMKKQYDSFTFTAGKNGTYKFCFSNEFSTFTHKTVYFDFQVGDDPPLFPNENRVTALTQMESACVSIHEALKSVIDYQTHFRLREAQGRSRAEDLNTRVAFWSVGEAIILLVVSISQVVLLRSFFSDKKTTTTRVGS from the exons ATGTCGTTCGCCCGTTCTCGCCTGGTTAGAGTGCTGGTGCAGGTATTGTGGGTGCAGCTGCTCGCTGGGTGGGCGTACGGCTCGGAGCTCACCTTCGAGCTGCCCGACAACGCCAAGCAGTGCTTCCATGAAGACATCATAATCGGCACCAAGTGTACCCTGGAGTTCCAG GTGGTGACTGGTGGACACTATGATGTCGACTGCCGCCTCGAGGATCCAGACGGAACAGTCCTGTACAAGGAAATGAAGAAGCAATATGACAGTTTCACCTTCACAGCAGGGAAGAACGGAACATACAAGTTCTGCTTTAGCAATGAGTTCTCCACCTTCACCCACAAGACGGTCTACTTCGACTTCCAGGTTGGAGATGATCCCCCCCTCTTTCCCAATGAGAACCGAGTCACAGCTTTAACTCAG ATGGAGTCCGCCTGTGTCTCCATCCACGAGGCCCTGAAGTCTGTCATCGACTACCAGACTCACTTCCGCCTGCGGGAGGCGCAGGGTCGTAGCCGCGCCGAGGACCTCAACACCAGGGTGGCGTTCTGGTCCGTCGGGGAGGCCATCATCCTTTTGGTAGTCAGCATCAGCCAGGTGGTCCTGCTCCGGAGCTTCTTTTCGGACAAGAAGACTACCACAACCCGGGTGGgctcataa